From one Synergistaceae bacterium genomic stretch:
- a CDS encoding class I mannose-6-phosphate isomerase yields MLPFRLSPAYKNYLWGGTRLLEEWAKTSGTETLAESWELASHPDGDSVVLDGEMKGLTLSEAVRQHPAIVSPAFTPHDTFPLMVKLIDAQKPLSVQVHPFNDYARRVENSKGKTEAWYILDHDDGAYIYLGFRKSVSRWEFEQAIINGTATDLLRKVYVKTGDLYFIPAGTIHAIGAGILLAEIQENSNITYRVYDYGRLGADGKPRELHIAKALDVTNTFPLNIIPPGRNGNVIVDCNKFRVEKVRAPYEGRAGGRFRFVLCIDGVGEFACGGFACGLRKGGNIYVPGDCEESFRLEGDCVCLITKTPLL; encoded by the coding sequence ATGCTGCCGTTCCGACTGTCTCCGGCGTACAAGAATTACCTCTGGGGTGGAACGAGGCTGCTCGAGGAGTGGGCCAAGACTTCGGGCACTGAGACACTCGCCGAGAGCTGGGAGCTCGCTTCGCATCCCGACGGGGACAGCGTAGTTCTTGACGGCGAAATGAAGGGATTGACGCTCTCTGAGGCAGTGAGGCAGCATCCCGCGATAGTCTCGCCAGCCTTCACGCCGCACGATACCTTTCCGCTGATGGTCAAGCTTATCGACGCACAGAAGCCCCTCTCAGTTCAGGTGCACCCGTTCAACGACTACGCACGCAGGGTGGAGAACAGCAAGGGCAAGACTGAGGCATGGTACATTCTGGATCATGACGATGGAGCGTACATCTATCTTGGCTTCCGGAAGAGCGTATCACGCTGGGAGTTCGAGCAGGCCATCATTAACGGCACAGCAACTGACCTTCTGCGGAAAGTTTACGTGAAGACGGGAGACCTGTACTTCATTCCTGCAGGGACAATCCACGCCATAGGTGCAGGGATACTTCTCGCCGAGATTCAGGAGAACAGCAACATCACCTACAGAGTTTACGATTACGGGCGGTTAGGGGCTGACGGGAAGCCTCGAGAGCTCCACATCGCGAAGGCACTCGACGTAACCAACACCTTCCCGCTGAACATCATTCCTCCGGGTCGTAACGGCAACGTCATCGTTGACTGCAACAAGTTTCGTGTCGAGAAGGTTAGAGCTCCGTACGAGGGGCGGGCTGGCGGAAGGTTCAGGTTCGTGCTGTGCATTGACGGCGTGGGTGAGTTTGCGTGCGGAGGGTTCGCGTGCGGGCTTAGGAAGGGCGGGAATATCTACGTGCCCGGCGACTGTGAGGAGAGTTTCCGGCTTGAGGGAGACTGCGTGTGCCTGATAACAAAAACGCCCCTCCTGTGA
- a CDS encoding rubrerythrin family protein, producing MANKYAGTQTEKNLQAAFAGESQARNKYTYFASVAKKEGFEQIAAIFLQTAANEKEHAEIWFGELDGIGTTAENLAAAADGENYEWTDMYEGFAKTAEEEGFKALAAKFRMVAAIEKHHEERYRALLKNVEAQEVFARSEVKVWECRNCGHIVVGTKAPAVCPVCAHPGSYFEIRAENY from the coding sequence ATGGCGAACAAGTATGCAGGAACTCAGACCGAGAAGAACCTGCAGGCGGCATTTGCAGGAGAGTCGCAGGCGCGCAACAAGTACACGTACTTTGCGTCAGTAGCCAAGAAGGAAGGCTTCGAGCAGATAGCGGCGATATTCCTTCAGACGGCGGCGAACGAGAAGGAACACGCGGAGATCTGGTTCGGAGAACTGGACGGCATCGGCACGACTGCGGAGAACTTGGCGGCGGCGGCTGACGGCGAGAACTACGAGTGGACCGACATGTACGAGGGCTTCGCGAAGACTGCGGAGGAAGAGGGCTTCAAGGCACTGGCGGCGAAGTTCAGGATGGTAGCGGCAATCGAGAAGCACCACGAGGAGCGTTACCGCGCACTGTTGAAGAACGTAGAGGCGCAGGAAGTATTTGCGCGCAGTGAAGTGAAGGTGTGGGAGTGCAGGAACTGCGGGCACATCGTTGTCGGGACGAAAGCTCCGGCGGTGTGTCCCGTGTGTGCGCACCCGGGCTCGTACTTCGAGATTCGCGCAGAGAACTACTAG
- a CDS encoding UxaA family hydrolase has product MKINALLIDDIDNVVTCVADVPAGSEVCYRKGDELLSLRAEEDIPYCHKIALKDFAEGDEVIKYGESLGRTTEAVKTGHRLWDKNMRSVPRDYDSEFVEITGGNG; this is encoded by the coding sequence ATGAAGATTAACGCGCTCCTTATCGATGACATTGACAACGTAGTTACGTGCGTTGCTGATGTTCCGGCGGGGTCGGAAGTGTGCTACAGGAAGGGTGATGAACTTCTGAGCCTCAGAGCTGAGGAGGACATTCCTTACTGCCACAAGATAGCACTGAAGGATTTTGCGGAGGGCGACGAGGTCATCAAGTACGGCGAGTCTCTTGGCCGGACTACGGAAGCAGTGAAGACGGGGCACAGGCTGTGGGATAAGAACATGCGGAGTGTTCCGAGAGATTACGACAGCGAGTTTGTCGAGATAACAGGAGGTAACGGCTAA
- the fba gene encoding class II fructose-1,6-bisphosphate aldolase translates to MLVNAKEMLTAAKAGHYAVGQFNINNLEWTKAVLQVAEELRSPVILGVSEGAGKYMGGFRTVQAMVEAMDASLGITVPVCTHLDHGTYEGAYKCIKAGFTSIMFDGSHFPIDENVAKTVELTHAAHMLGMTIEAEVGAIGGEEDGVVGMGECADPDECKRIADLGVDMLAAGIGNIHGVYPANWKGLSFETLAAVQEKTGIMPLVLHGGSGIPDEMVKKAITLGVSKVNVNTECQLAFAAATRAYVEAGKDKQGKGYDPRKLLAPGVEAIKETVRAKIRLFGSDGKA, encoded by the coding sequence ATGTTAGTAAACGCAAAAGAGATGCTCACCGCCGCAAAGGCAGGACACTACGCAGTCGGCCAGTTCAACATCAACAACCTCGAGTGGACTAAGGCAGTTCTTCAGGTCGCCGAAGAGCTCAGGTCTCCCGTAATTCTCGGCGTGTCCGAAGGCGCAGGCAAGTACATGGGCGGTTTCCGCACCGTTCAGGCAATGGTTGAGGCGATGGACGCTTCACTCGGCATCACCGTACCCGTCTGCACGCACCTCGATCACGGAACGTACGAAGGCGCGTACAAGTGCATCAAGGCCGGCTTCACGTCAATCATGTTCGACGGCTCGCATTTCCCCATTGACGAGAACGTCGCAAAGACCGTAGAGCTGACCCACGCGGCACACATGCTCGGCATGACGATTGAAGCGGAAGTCGGAGCAATCGGCGGCGAGGAAGACGGAGTCGTAGGAATGGGCGAGTGTGCAGACCCCGACGAGTGCAAGCGCATCGCAGATCTCGGCGTTGACATGCTGGCGGCAGGCATCGGCAACATTCACGGAGTATACCCCGCGAACTGGAAGGGCTTATCCTTCGAGACTCTCGCGGCAGTGCAGGAGAAGACGGGAATTATGCCCCTCGTTCTTCATGGCGGCTCAGGCATCCCCGATGAGATGGTCAAGAAGGCTATCACTCTCGGAGTGTCGAAGGTCAACGTCAACACGGAGTGCCAGCTGGCATTCGCGGCGGCAACAAGAGCATACGTCGAAGCGGGCAAGGACAAGCAGGGCAAAGGCTATGACCCGCGCAAGCTCCTCGCACCCGGCGTTGAGGCCATCAAGGAGACCGTACGCGCAAAGATCCGCCTGTTCGGTTCGGACGGCAAAGCGTAA
- the alr gene encoding alanine racemase — MTDLELATSRTWAEINLDDLAHNYTTLRSILTPSAKFLAVVKANAYGHGAVPCARKLQECGADFLAVATVPEGAELRQNGLTLPILCLGQASPNMASLMCEYGITQAVGDLENARALSDYAEANRRKIRVHVKIDTGMSRTGFWWPDDKESKEDTARDIEELCSLPGIEAEGLFTHFAVADDDKDFTHLQLNRLLEARRYLAKIGRTFSITHAAASVGTLDYPEAHLDMGRFGLVLYGYASTETGNKGSTLGLRPVMTLKSRITAVRRLPAGTTISYGRTHTLKRDSVIAVLPIGYADGLHRVLSNKFSVKVHGALCPNVGRVCMDMTMIDVTDIDGVKAGDVAVVWDEELITAAAKNAGTIIHEMVCSPSLRVPRVYVEDGKLRA; from the coding sequence ATGACAGACCTTGAGCTTGCTACATCCCGAACATGGGCAGAGATTAACCTTGACGACCTCGCACACAACTACACAACATTACGCAGCATACTCACTCCTTCCGCAAAATTCCTCGCCGTCGTAAAAGCCAACGCCTACGGGCACGGAGCAGTACCCTGCGCGCGGAAACTTCAGGAGTGCGGAGCAGACTTTCTCGCCGTCGCAACAGTCCCTGAAGGCGCGGAACTCAGGCAGAACGGCCTCACACTGCCCATTCTGTGTCTTGGCCAAGCCTCCCCTAACATGGCTTCCCTTATGTGCGAATACGGCATCACTCAGGCAGTCGGAGACCTCGAGAACGCACGTGCACTCTCAGATTACGCGGAGGCGAATCGCAGGAAGATTCGTGTTCACGTGAAGATAGATACAGGGATGAGCAGGACGGGCTTCTGGTGGCCGGACGACAAAGAAAGCAAGGAGGACACCGCCCGCGATATAGAGGAGCTGTGCAGTTTGCCGGGCATCGAGGCAGAAGGGCTCTTCACACACTTTGCTGTTGCCGATGACGACAAAGACTTCACACACCTTCAGCTTAACCGTCTTCTTGAAGCAAGGCGATACCTCGCGAAAATCGGCCGGACTTTCAGCATCACTCACGCGGCGGCGAGTGTCGGAACTCTTGATTACCCTGAAGCTCATCTCGACATGGGACGCTTCGGGCTTGTGCTGTACGGTTACGCGTCAACAGAGACCGGCAACAAGGGCAGCACTCTCGGCCTCCGTCCCGTAATGACCCTGAAGAGCAGGATAACTGCAGTGCGCAGACTTCCCGCCGGGACAACGATAAGCTACGGGCGGACGCACACCCTCAAGAGGGATTCTGTGATTGCTGTGCTCCCGATAGGCTACGCTGACGGACTTCACCGCGTTCTGTCCAACAAGTTCAGCGTGAAGGTTCACGGTGCGCTTTGCCCGAACGTAGGACGTGTCTGCATGGACATGACGATGATTGACGTTACGGACATTGACGGCGTTAAGGCGGGTGATGTAGCTGTGGTGTGGGACGAGGAGCTGATTACTGCCGCCGCAAAGAACGCAGGCACAATAATTCACGAGATGGTGTGCAGTCCGTCGCTGAGAGTGCCGCGCGTGTACGTCGAGGACGGGAAGCTGAGGGCATAG
- a CDS encoding LysR family transcriptional regulator, translating into MQQELEYIYAIYKAGSFSRAAENLYITQPALSMAVKKVEASIGMALFDRSTRPVSLTEAGKIYVDAVEKMLALEEDMTNQIHDIHELRAGSLCIGGSHYINAYILPEAMATFSAEYPGIRLELVEASSAELAEMLEERLIDLTFSCREDIINNFEHIPAFKDHILLAVSPLRMNLPCALSAEDVIEGKHLQADCPAIPAEAMNGLEYVILSEGNNLHDRALTIFQEAGITPRIKLEIAQLATSYHLAGANFGAAFISDRMIQRGDDGLRFYRIDSDVTERAFYGVLPRREYTSKAVRAFIGVFSSVLQPSPQDASRAREPSADPQEKPSPCILLCPAR; encoded by the coding sequence ATGCAGCAGGAGCTGGAATACATCTACGCAATCTACAAGGCCGGAAGTTTTTCGAGGGCGGCGGAAAACCTCTACATCACACAGCCTGCTTTGAGCATGGCCGTCAAGAAGGTCGAAGCCTCGATAGGAATGGCGTTGTTTGACAGAAGCACAAGACCTGTAAGCCTTACGGAAGCCGGAAAGATTTACGTTGATGCGGTAGAGAAGATGCTTGCTCTCGAAGAGGACATGACGAATCAGATTCACGACATTCACGAACTTAGAGCAGGAAGCCTCTGCATCGGAGGGTCTCACTACATCAACGCGTATATTCTTCCTGAAGCTATGGCGACTTTCAGCGCGGAATATCCCGGCATAAGGCTTGAGCTCGTCGAAGCCAGCTCGGCGGAACTTGCGGAGATGCTGGAAGAACGATTGATTGACCTCACGTTTTCGTGCAGGGAGGACATAATCAATAACTTTGAGCATATTCCGGCGTTCAAGGATCACATACTGCTGGCGGTGTCTCCGTTAAGGATGAATCTTCCGTGCGCACTGAGTGCTGAGGACGTGATAGAGGGGAAGCATCTTCAGGCGGACTGTCCTGCGATTCCCGCTGAGGCAATGAACGGGCTGGAGTACGTTATCTTGTCGGAGGGGAACAACCTTCATGACCGTGCGCTGACTATCTTTCAGGAGGCGGGCATAACTCCGCGAATAAAGCTCGAGATTGCACAGCTTGCGACATCGTATCACTTGGCCGGCGCGAATTTCGGGGCGGCGTTCATCAGCGACAGGATGATACAGCGCGGGGATGATGGACTGAGGTTCTACAGGATAGATTCTGATGTAACAGAGAGGGCGTTTTATGGAGTGCTGCCCAGACGGGAATACACCTCTAAGGCTGTCCGGGCATTCATCGGCGTGTTCAGTTCTGTGCTGCAGCCTTCTCCGCAAGACGCTTCCCGAGCTCGTGAGCCTTCCGCAGATCCTCAGGAAAAACCTTCTCCCTGTATTCTGCTTTGTCCGGCTCGCTGA
- a CDS encoding UxaA family hydrolase has translation MQFWGYKRSEGRAGIRNHILILPTCVCGSESARIVASQVRGAVNIVFNTGCSDVQANTDMSQKVLTGFACNPNVWGVVIIGLGCETVGHKQLREKIQAMTKKPVVSFGIQEEGGTLKTIEKAVRAAREMAAQAGLQQKELCDISELLLGIECGGSDATSGLASNPAVGELSDLLVDMGASTMMSESIEWIGGEHVLAKRAATPEIHNQIIQVCKDYEAHLLAAGQDCRAGQPTPGNKAGGLSTLDEKSLGCIRKGGTRPIVEVLEQAARPTKRGAVVMDTAGFDISSITSMVAGGCNAVIFTTGRGTPTGNAIVPVLKVTANARTYQAMEDNMDVDLSAIISGEKTYKEMGRELVDVIHEVCNGRLTKAEAYGFSDIAVDHVCRFV, from the coding sequence ATGCAGTTCTGGGGGTACAAGAGAAGCGAGGGCAGGGCAGGAATCAGGAATCACATTCTTATTCTTCCGACGTGCGTCTGTGGTTCGGAGTCAGCCCGCATAGTCGCCAGCCAGGTGCGCGGTGCGGTCAACATCGTCTTCAACACGGGATGCTCTGACGTTCAAGCGAATACCGACATGAGCCAGAAGGTACTCACGGGCTTTGCGTGCAACCCCAACGTGTGGGGAGTGGTGATTATCGGTCTGGGCTGCGAGACCGTAGGGCACAAACAGCTGCGCGAGAAGATTCAGGCCATGACGAAGAAGCCGGTTGTGTCGTTCGGGATTCAGGAGGAAGGCGGAACGCTCAAGACGATAGAGAAGGCTGTACGTGCGGCGCGTGAGATGGCGGCTCAGGCAGGACTTCAGCAGAAGGAACTGTGCGACATCTCGGAGCTTCTGCTGGGGATTGAGTGCGGGGGCAGCGATGCAACGAGCGGACTTGCCAGCAATCCTGCAGTGGGTGAACTTAGTGATCTGCTTGTGGACATGGGAGCATCAACAATGATGAGCGAGTCCATCGAGTGGATAGGCGGCGAGCATGTCCTTGCGAAACGTGCGGCAACCCCTGAGATTCACAACCAGATTATACAGGTCTGCAAGGATTACGAGGCTCATCTTCTGGCGGCGGGTCAGGACTGCAGAGCAGGACAGCCCACACCCGGCAACAAGGCAGGCGGACTCTCGACGCTCGACGAGAAGAGTCTCGGATGCATCCGCAAGGGCGGGACTCGTCCCATCGTTGAGGTCCTCGAACAGGCGGCACGTCCCACGAAGCGCGGAGCTGTTGTGATGGACACGGCGGGTTTCGACATCTCGTCAATCACCTCAATGGTTGCTGGAGGGTGCAACGCAGTAATCTTCACGACCGGCAGAGGAACTCCGACGGGCAACGCGATAGTTCCCGTGCTGAAGGTTACAGCGAACGCGAGGACGTATCAGGCGATGGAGGACAACATGGACGTAGACCTGAGCGCAATAATCTCCGGCGAGAAGACATACAAGGAGATGGGGCGTGAGCTTGTCGACGTAATTCACGAGGTCTGCAACGGCAGGCTGACGAAGGCAGAGGCATACGGTTTCAGTGATATAGCAGTAGATCACGTGTGCAGGTTCGTATAG
- a CDS encoding flavodoxin family protein — protein sequence MKALFVNGSPRKNWNTYKMLASAMRGATDAGAECELVNLYELQPFRGCISCFACKVKNSKTNGLCAVRDSLRPVLEKALASDVIVVGTPVYFSRATGVAYSFLERLMFPVLSYKGEGEAGILGKTIQTAMIYTMGYPNEEGIKKFGYFEMFRENSRFMEQLFGTCETLYAYNTYQFADYSRYDVMEGIESMKAKWREEHFPEDLKKAYELGKRLAEKAGGIA from the coding sequence ATGAAGGCACTATTTGTAAACGGGTCGCCGCGAAAGAACTGGAACACCTACAAGATGTTAGCAAGCGCGATGCGGGGAGCTACGGACGCAGGAGCAGAGTGCGAGCTGGTGAATCTCTATGAGCTTCAGCCGTTCAGAGGGTGCATAAGCTGTTTTGCGTGCAAGGTCAAGAACTCGAAGACTAACGGACTGTGTGCGGTGAGGGACAGTTTGAGGCCGGTGCTCGAGAAAGCGTTAGCCAGTGATGTTATTGTTGTGGGAACGCCGGTATACTTCAGCCGTGCTACAGGAGTGGCGTATTCATTCCTTGAGCGTCTGATGTTCCCTGTGCTGAGCTATAAGGGTGAAGGTGAAGCGGGGATATTGGGCAAGACGATTCAGACGGCCATGATCTACACGATGGGCTATCCCAATGAAGAAGGCATCAAGAAGTTCGGCTACTTCGAGATGTTCAGGGAAAACAGCAGGTTCATGGAACAACTGTTCGGGACGTGCGAAACTCTTTACGCGTACAACACATACCAGTTTGCGGACTACTCGCGCTATGATGTCATGGAAGGCATCGAATCAATGAAGGCCAAGTGGCGCGAGGAACATTTCCCCGAAGACCTCAAGAAGGCGTATGAGCTCGGCAAACGTTTAGCAGAGAAAGCAGGAGGTATAGCATGA
- a CDS encoding MFS transporter: protein MTQAFKPDSQYRAFIISLVTFGLAYGLYKAIIDNYLAEIVSMTQFDRGVSEFFRELPGFMLVFVLAVLYEFSAEKIFKAGALIMLAGMLMQSVIPPSRFLVTCAVFVYSLGEHMQFGMRSTIALEYSQDGHGGAALGIQNSAYQFGTLAGYILVAFVFGFLGSRMNLYRPVFCVSSAIIVAGFIFSLHLKGHSRPDHTVSRFYFRRKYFKFYMLEVFYGARKQIFFTFGPYLLVLFYGAGAMAISILFALSAIACFVCSPLVGKIIDRFGYKIVMVMDTIILVVVCFFYGFAHHLFSMQTAFIVCCVNYVLDAVISLASMASNVYVQDLSDNPEEVKATISTGVSVNHLITILIALFGGWIWQVMGIETLFMLSAVFGLCNSAYAASIDVPGKA, encoded by the coding sequence ATGACGCAAGCATTCAAGCCTGATTCACAGTACAGGGCATTCATCATCTCGCTCGTAACGTTCGGACTGGCTTACGGCCTCTACAAAGCAATCATCGACAACTACCTTGCTGAAATCGTCAGCATGACACAATTTGACAGAGGAGTATCGGAGTTCTTCAGAGAACTTCCCGGCTTCATGCTGGTGTTTGTTCTCGCTGTGCTGTACGAGTTCAGCGCAGAAAAAATCTTCAAGGCCGGAGCGTTGATCATGCTTGCCGGAATGTTAATGCAGTCTGTTATTCCGCCCAGCAGATTTCTTGTTACATGCGCGGTGTTCGTCTACTCGCTGGGTGAACACATGCAGTTCGGCATGAGGAGCACGATAGCCCTCGAGTACTCGCAGGACGGGCACGGAGGAGCGGCACTCGGCATCCAGAACTCCGCGTACCAGTTCGGGACGTTGGCGGGGTATATCCTCGTCGCGTTCGTGTTCGGGTTTCTGGGAAGCAGGATGAACCTCTACAGACCGGTGTTTTGCGTGTCGTCGGCAATAATCGTCGCGGGCTTCATCTTCTCACTGCACCTGAAGGGACACAGCAGGCCGGATCACACCGTGAGCAGGTTCTATTTCCGGCGAAAATACTTCAAGTTCTACATGCTGGAAGTCTTCTACGGAGCAAGGAAGCAGATATTCTTCACGTTCGGGCCGTACCTTCTGGTTCTGTTCTACGGAGCAGGGGCAATGGCGATAAGTATACTGTTCGCGCTGTCGGCGATAGCATGTTTCGTGTGCTCGCCGCTCGTCGGGAAGATAATTGACCGCTTCGGCTACAAGATTGTTATGGTCATGGACACGATTATACTTGTGGTTGTGTGCTTCTTCTACGGCTTTGCGCATCACCTGTTCTCTATGCAGACGGCATTCATCGTGTGCTGTGTGAACTACGTCCTTGACGCGGTAATCTCTCTTGCGTCGATGGCCTCGAACGTCTACGTTCAGGATTTGTCCGACAACCCCGAAGAGGTGAAGGCAACAATCTCGACGGGAGTGTCAGTGAACCACCTCATAACGATATTGATCGCGTTGTTCGGCGGGTGGATATGGCAGGTAATGGGGATTGAGACGCTGTTCATGCTGTCGGCGGTCTTCGGGCTGTGCAACAGTGCATACGCGGCAAGCATTGACGTTCCGGGCAAGGCATGA
- a CDS encoding 4Fe-4S dicluster domain-containing protein has product MGMRGIHTSINDIRRAIFAEVARLSYNYKEGDLSEMEQIPYRVIPGEVSRYRESVFLERAIVRERMRLAMGLPLRKASEHAPVSTGAEECVHPEKYYQPPLINIIKFACHSCPDNKVVITDQCQGCLARPCSQVCPKDAIYFEHGQAHINYDKCIKCGKCMTVCQYGVILRMQRPCAVACGVKAIVTDEFGRADIDQDKCVSCGMCLANCPFGAIADKAQIFQCIQAIRSDVPVYAAIAPAIAGQFGKTLTPEKMRAAFRELGFHDVVEVAVGADLCTLQEAEDFVKEVPEKIPFMGTSCCPAWSVMAKREFPQYAECISMALTPMVLTGRLIKKEHPGCKVAFIGPCAAKKLEASRRSVRSDVDFVLTFEEVLGMFEAKEVDFDYLEKMELPDTASADGRGFAVSGGVAEAVVNCIKQLHPDREVLTERAEGLNDCRKMLLMAKAGKRNGYLLEGMACPGGCVGGAGTVELITQAAGEVAKIRRISKKAHAYESEFEKILPELEE; this is encoded by the coding sequence ATGGGCATGAGAGGTATCCACACGTCAATCAACGACATCCGCCGCGCAATCTTCGCCGAAGTCGCCCGCCTCTCCTACAACTACAAGGAAGGCGACCTCTCCGAGATGGAGCAGATCCCCTACCGAGTGATTCCCGGAGAAGTCTCCCGCTACAGAGAAAGCGTCTTCCTTGAACGCGCAATCGTCCGCGAACGCATGAGGCTCGCAATGGGGCTTCCCCTGCGTAAAGCCTCAGAACACGCACCAGTCTCAACTGGCGCAGAAGAGTGCGTCCACCCCGAGAAGTACTACCAGCCGCCGCTAATCAACATCATCAAGTTCGCGTGCCATTCCTGCCCCGACAACAAAGTAGTCATCACTGACCAGTGTCAGGGCTGCCTCGCACGTCCATGCTCTCAGGTCTGCCCGAAAGACGCAATCTACTTTGAGCACGGACAGGCGCACATCAACTACGACAAGTGCATCAAGTGCGGAAAGTGCATGACCGTCTGCCAGTACGGAGTCATCCTCCGAATGCAGAGACCTTGCGCCGTTGCCTGCGGGGTAAAAGCAATCGTTACCGACGAGTTCGGACGTGCCGACATTGACCAGGACAAGTGCGTCTCCTGCGGAATGTGCCTCGCTAACTGCCCGTTCGGAGCAATCGCCGACAAAGCGCAGATCTTCCAGTGCATACAGGCAATACGCAGTGATGTTCCCGTCTACGCCGCAATAGCCCCCGCCATCGCCGGACAGTTCGGCAAGACCCTGACACCAGAGAAGATGCGGGCTGCTTTCCGTGAGCTGGGCTTCCACGATGTCGTAGAAGTTGCGGTCGGTGCTGACCTGTGCACACTGCAGGAGGCAGAAGACTTCGTGAAGGAAGTTCCCGAGAAGATTCCGTTTATGGGCACGTCGTGCTGTCCTGCGTGGTCGGTCATGGCAAAGAGGGAGTTCCCGCAGTACGCCGAGTGCATCAGCATGGCACTGACTCCGATGGTCTTGACTGGACGGCTCATCAAGAAGGAGCATCCCGGCTGTAAGGTAGCCTTCATCGGACCGTGCGCGGCCAAGAAGCTCGAAGCCAGCAGACGGAGCGTACGCAGTGATGTTGACTTTGTGCTGACGTTCGAGGAAGTGCTGGGGATGTTCGAGGCCAAAGAAGTTGACTTCGACTACCTCGAGAAGATGGAGCTTCCCGACACGGCGAGTGCTGACGGAAGAGGCTTTGCGGTGAGTGGCGGAGTAGCTGAAGCTGTCGTGAACTGCATCAAGCAGCTTCACCCTGACCGCGAAGTCCTCACCGAGCGTGCCGAAGGCCTCAACGACTGCCGCAAGATGCTTCTCATGGCGAAGGCCGGGAAACGCAACGGCTACCTTCTCGAGGGCATGGCGTGTCCGGGAGGCTGCGTCGGAGGTGCAGGGACTGTCGAACTTATCACGCAGGCGGCTGGTGAAGTCGCGAAGATCCGCCGCATCAGCAAGAAGGCTCACGCGTACGAGAGCGAGTTCGAGAAGATACTTCCTGAGCTCGAAGAATAA
- a CDS encoding flavodoxin family protein has protein sequence MKALFINGSPRKNWNTHKMLEEAMHGAADAGAECELVHLYDLSFKGCMSCFACKLKGSKTNGLCVIRDSLRPVLEKALASDVIIMGSPVYFSYPTGMFRLFIERLLFPIMSYSINPDGTRPRAIDRTIYSGIIYTMNCTEDFAPKVHYPELLAPNADACERVLGYCETLCAYNTYQFADYSRYEANMFSEPDKAEYREKVFPEDLRKAHELGKRLAEKAAAQN, from the coding sequence ATGAAGGCATTATTCATCAACGGAAGCCCGCGCAAGAACTGGAACACACACAAGATGCTTGAAGAAGCTATGCATGGTGCGGCAGATGCGGGAGCTGAGTGCGAGCTGGTTCACCTGTACGATTTGAGCTTCAAGGGCTGCATGTCATGTTTCGCGTGCAAGCTCAAGGGCAGCAAGACTAACGGGCTGTGCGTGATCCGCGACTCGTTGAGGCCGGTGCTGGAGAAGGCATTAGCGAGTGATGTCATCATCATGGGAAGCCCTGTGTACTTCAGCTATCCTACGGGAATGTTCAGGCTGTTCATCGAGAGACTGTTATTCCCGATAATGAGCTACAGCATTAACCCCGACGGAACGAGACCGCGCGCGATAGACAGGACGATATACTCCGGCATAATCTACACGATGAACTGCACGGAGGATTTTGCCCCGAAGGTGCACTACCCCGAACTTCTCGCGCCTAATGCTGATGCCTGCGAAAGGGTGCTGGGGTACTGCGAGACGTTATGCGCGTATAACACGTACCAGTTCGCGGACTATTCACGGTATGAGGCTAACATGTTCAGCGAGCCGGACAAAGCAGAATACAGGGAGAAGGTTTTTCCTGAGGATCTGCGGAAGGCTCACGAGCTCGGGAAGCGTCTTGCGGAGAAGGCTGCAGCACAGAACTGA